CCGTTGCCGTGCTCGTCCACCTCCAGGGTGTAGGCGCAGCCCACGTCGTAGGCCTGGGCGGAGGGAGTGTCCACCGCGAAGGTGAAGGGAGGCGCCCAGGTGCGGGCGCGGATCTTGCCGCGCTCCAACTCGATGCGGTGGTGGTTGGAGGTGGTGGCCAGCAGGCGCACGCGGCTGTTGGGCTCGACCTCCACCACGCCGATGCGGGCCACGCGGATGCGGGCGCGGGAGTCCGCATCGGTCACCAGTTCCTGACCCACGCCCAGGCGGCCCGACTCGCGCAGCCGCTTGCCATCCAGTTGAGGAGCGCCGCTCACCGCCTCCACCGCCCAGGCCGCCCCCGGCTGCCAGCGGAAGCGCAGCGAGGCCAGCAGGACCACGCAGGCGAGGAGAGCGGCCGAGGCCAGGGCAAAGGCCAGCACCAGGCGCGGGCGCCGGGAAGGCGCGCGCGTCGGCAGAGGACGCAGGGGCGCGTCGTAGCGGTAGCGGCCGAGCAACTGCTCCAGGCGCGCGACCTCCGGATCCGGGACGCCCGAGCCGTCCCACAGATAGCGACCGACTTCTTCGCTCACGGCGTCCCTCCTTCCAGCCGCTGGCGCAGCAACTTCATGCCGCGGTGCAGATTGACGCGCACCGAATCCGCGGTGAGGCCGGTTCGGGCGGCGATCTCGGGCCCAGTCATGCCCTCCACCAGGCGCAGCAGCAGGGTCTCGCGGTAGGCTTCGGGCAACTCCCGGATGGCGGACAGGGCGGCCCGCGCCTCTTGCTCCGGTGCGACGCCGCCGGGCGCGGCCAGCCCCGCCGGCAGTTCGTCCTGGGGGCGGGAGCGGCGGAAGTGGTCGCGGGCGCGGTTGCGCGCGATCTGCGCCAGCCAGCCGCCGAAGGCGGAGTCGTCGCGCAGCTTGCGCAATTCCCGCCAGGCCTGGAAGAAGACCTCCTGGGTGAGATCGTCGGCGTCGGCGGGCGCGACCCGGGCCAGCAGCAGGCCGTGCACCATGCGGGCGTAGCGCCGGTAAAGCTCGCCGAAGGCAGCACGGTCGCCGGCCCGCGCCGCGCGCACGCTTGCGACGTCGTCGGCCACGGCCCCTCCGGCCTCCGCTTCCAACCAGGCTCGCCTCCCCGCAAGGGAGAAAGACGTTACCACAGGCGAAAGTGTTAACAGCCCGGCCGTGATTCCCACTCGCCGGAGAGGACGCAGGCTGGGACCGAAGCGTTAACGGGAGGAGGGAGAGAGCGCGCCGGGATCGGTCATGTTTGGGGGGGCTGCCGACGCCTCCGGCTCGGGCA
This genomic window from Terriglobales bacterium contains:
- a CDS encoding sigma-70 family RNA polymerase sigma factor, coding for MADDVASVRAARAGDRAAFGELYRRYARMVHGLLLARVAPADADDLTQEVFFQAWRELRKLRDDSAFGGWLAQIARNRARDHFRRSRPQDELPAGLAAPGGVAPEQEARAALSAIRELPEAYRETLLLRLVEGMTGPEIAARTGLTADSVRVNLHRGMKLLRQRLEGGTP
- a CDS encoding FecR domain-containing protein — translated: MSEEVGRYLWDGSGVPDPEVARLEQLLGRYRYDAPLRPLPTRAPSRRPRLVLAFALASAALLACVVLLASLRFRWQPGAAWAVEAVSGAPQLDGKRLRESGRLGVGQELVTDADSRARIRVARIGVVEVEPNSRVRLLATTSNHHRIELERGKIRARTWAPPFTFAVDTPSAQAYDVGCAYTLEVDEHGNGLLLVTSGWVELEGDEWETMVPEGAAAESRPGVGPGSSYYQDASPAFKTALREINFGPGSGPAHQAALSTLLQQARKRDLITLLNLMLRLPPQERGQVYDRAAQLSPPPPGVTRDAVVRGEHMALEPWWQNLGLGNVKRWWIYWKDALML